From a region of the Nonlabens sp. Hel1_33_55 genome:
- a CDS encoding RluA family pseudouridine synthase, producing the protein MEQLVHSFNSDISKIELPSQFNFPFYYQPHELAIKAAEQLKEYLDKQSQWFVENGSQEAGKMFGVLVIRDVDHRIGFLAGFSGKLGGETTQPYFVPPVYELERVDIFFKQETDKLDTITKQIAALEKDPKTKQIFSDYHEQSDLQTRLLETENQRIKAIKRDRRKFVKKKQAEIDPESFKKLEAQQRQLSLNNNFFLKEYEEYLNQKIEPLQKQFESLSTQLETLRNNRRDGSHWLQDWLFDEYNFLNARKETRRVKDLFKARIPDVPPAGTGDCAAPKMLQYAYANDLKPITMAEFWYGPSPASKVRKHGNYYPACRGKCEPVLEFMLQGLDVEENPLLENPAVGKELEIIYEDECMLAVNKPAEMLSVAGKTISDSVQTRMKARYPEATGPMIVHRLDMSTSGIMLVAITLEAYHHLQQQFLKRTVQKRYVAILNGNIDNNEGFIDLPLRVDLDNRPCQLVDFEYGKSARTRFKVIDQRDGKTKVHFYPITGRTHQLRVHAAHTDGLNAPIVGDDLYGTTDSRLHLHAEEIVFEHPLSRKRITLNIPAPFDLKT; encoded by the coding sequence ATGGAGCAACTGGTTCATTCTTTCAATTCCGACATTTCAAAAATTGAACTGCCATCGCAGTTCAATTTTCCGTTTTATTATCAGCCGCATGAGCTCGCCATAAAGGCTGCCGAACAGTTGAAGGAATATCTTGACAAGCAATCTCAATGGTTTGTAGAAAATGGATCGCAGGAAGCTGGAAAGATGTTTGGGGTTTTGGTGATTCGAGATGTTGATCATCGGATAGGTTTTCTTGCTGGGTTTTCAGGAAAATTGGGAGGCGAGACCACACAACCCTATTTTGTGCCGCCAGTATATGAATTGGAACGAGTGGATATATTCTTCAAGCAAGAAACCGATAAGCTTGATACTATCACAAAGCAGATAGCAGCGCTAGAAAAGGATCCTAAAACAAAACAGATATTTTCCGATTATCATGAGCAATCCGATTTACAAACCAGATTATTGGAAACTGAAAACCAAAGAATTAAAGCTATAAAACGCGACAGACGGAAGTTTGTAAAGAAAAAACAAGCTGAAATAGATCCTGAAAGTTTCAAAAAACTGGAAGCCCAACAACGACAGCTCAGTCTCAACAACAATTTCTTTCTCAAAGAATATGAGGAGTACCTGAATCAAAAAATTGAGCCGCTTCAAAAGCAATTTGAATCATTAAGTACACAACTAGAGACCTTGCGTAATAATCGGCGTGATGGATCTCACTGGTTGCAGGACTGGTTGTTTGACGAATACAATTTTCTCAATGCGAGAAAAGAAACCCGACGTGTTAAGGACCTTTTCAAAGCCAGGATTCCAGATGTACCACCAGCGGGAACCGGTGATTGTGCAGCTCCTAAAATGCTGCAATATGCTTATGCAAACGACCTCAAACCCATCACAATGGCCGAATTCTGGTACGGTCCATCACCAGCATCCAAGGTGAGAAAACATGGGAATTACTATCCTGCCTGTCGCGGTAAATGTGAACCGGTTCTTGAGTTTATGCTGCAGGGATTGGACGTTGAGGAGAATCCGCTGTTGGAGAATCCTGCTGTTGGCAAAGAGTTGGAGATTATTTACGAGGATGAATGCATGCTTGCTGTCAACAAACCGGCAGAAATGCTCTCCGTAGCTGGTAAAACTATTTCAGATAGTGTTCAAACTAGAATGAAAGCTCGGTATCCAGAGGCTACTGGTCCTATGATTGTTCATAGGCTAGATATGTCAACTTCAGGAATAATGTTGGTTGCCATAACACTCGAGGCCTACCACCATCTGCAACAGCAATTTTTAAAACGCACGGTGCAAAAACGATATGTCGCTATTCTAAATGGAAACATTGACAATAATGAAGGCTTTATTGACTTGCCTCTTAGAGTCGATCTGGACAATAGACCTTGCCAGTTGGTGGATTTTGAATATGGAAAATCGGCTAGAACGCGATTTAAGGTAATAGATCAGCGCGATGGAAAAACTAAGGTTCACTTCTACCCTATCACAGGTCGCACGCATCAACTTAGAGTTCATGCAGCACACACAGATGGACTCAACGCACCCATTGTAGGCGATGATCTATATGGCACAACGGACTCCAGACTTCATTTGCATGCAGAGGAGATTGTCTTTGAACATCCGCTTTCGCGAAAGCGAATTACCCTAAACATTCCTGCACCATTTGATTTAAAGACATAA
- a CDS encoding phospho-sugar mutase, whose product MDKKHILDVATAWTKEPFDTDTISKTKLLIDSGSDEYLESFYKNLEFGTGGMRGIMGVGTNRINKYTLGKNTQGLSSYLKKSFPDEQVKVAIAYDCRHNSKELAITVAEVFSANGILAYIFPELRPTPLLSYTVKRKGCHAGIVLTASHNPPEYNGYKVYWQDGGQLVPPQDQEVLDTIENTQFADINFDKNEDLIQYLDESDDQAFIDDSVKAGKIAGDVDRSKVKIVFTSLHGTSITLVPDTLKAAGYTDVHIVQEQAVPNGDFPTVASPNPEEPEALALAVQLANKINADIVIGTDPDCDRLGIAVRDNDGTMKLLNGNQTMIAMTALLLEKTDLESLTNPFIGSTIVSTPMMHALAEGNGIECKEGLTGFKWIAKMIVDHPDQDFIGGGEESFGYMVGDFVRDKDAVTATLLACELIAFAKANNTTAYKYLLELYVKYGCYQERLVSLVKKGISGAQEIKQMMIDLRQNPPTKIAGKKVTIIEDYQNSKRTNKDLSTTETMDIPKANVLIFYLEDGSKIAARPSGTEPKIKFYMSVKEELDSVDEYETVQKNLNAKLAGILKSLDIN is encoded by the coding sequence ATGGACAAAAAGCACATTCTAGATGTAGCAACTGCTTGGACAAAAGAGCCGTTTGATACTGACACCATTTCAAAAACTAAACTACTAATCGATTCTGGATCTGATGAATATTTGGAATCCTTCTATAAAAATTTAGAATTCGGTACTGGTGGTATGCGCGGCATTATGGGAGTTGGGACCAATCGTATTAACAAATACACGTTGGGTAAAAACACGCAGGGACTTTCCAGTTATTTGAAGAAATCCTTTCCCGATGAACAGGTCAAGGTTGCTATCGCTTACGATTGTCGCCATAATTCTAAGGAACTGGCCATTACCGTGGCAGAGGTCTTCAGTGCAAACGGAATACTGGCGTATATTTTCCCAGAATTGAGACCTACACCTCTACTTTCCTATACGGTAAAACGTAAAGGTTGTCACGCGGGTATCGTACTTACTGCAAGTCATAACCCACCAGAATATAATGGTTATAAGGTGTACTGGCAGGATGGTGGACAATTAGTGCCGCCACAGGATCAAGAAGTTCTGGACACGATTGAAAACACACAGTTTGCCGATATCAATTTTGATAAAAACGAAGATCTGATTCAGTACTTGGATGAAAGTGATGATCAGGCATTTATTGATGATAGTGTCAAAGCTGGAAAAATAGCGGGCGATGTAGATCGTTCCAAAGTGAAAATCGTATTTACCAGTTTACATGGTACCAGCATCACGTTAGTTCCAGATACGCTTAAAGCTGCTGGATATACAGATGTTCACATCGTACAGGAACAAGCTGTACCTAACGGTGATTTCCCAACGGTGGCTTCTCCTAATCCAGAAGAACCAGAAGCACTAGCTCTTGCCGTGCAACTGGCTAATAAAATAAACGCAGATATCGTCATAGGAACAGATCCAGATTGCGATCGTCTAGGAATAGCCGTGCGTGATAATGACGGTACTATGAAGTTGCTCAACGGTAACCAGACCATGATTGCCATGACCGCTTTATTGCTGGAAAAAACAGATCTTGAATCACTCACAAATCCATTCATTGGTTCCACTATTGTGAGTACACCCATGATGCATGCTCTTGCAGAAGGAAATGGTATAGAATGCAAGGAAGGCCTGACCGGTTTCAAATGGATCGCAAAAATGATCGTGGACCATCCAGATCAAGATTTCATTGGTGGTGGTGAGGAAAGCTTTGGATACATGGTAGGCGATTTCGTTCGTGATAAAGATGCAGTTACTGCGACTTTACTGGCTTGTGAATTGATCGCTTTCGCGAAAGCGAACAACACAACCGCCTACAAATATCTATTAGAGCTGTATGTAAAATACGGCTGCTATCAGGAACGATTGGTAAGTCTCGTCAAAAAAGGCATTTCTGGAGCGCAGGAAATCAAGCAAATGATGATCGATTTGAGACAGAATCCACCGACTAAAATTGCTGGCAAAAAAGTCACGATTATAGAGGACTACCAAAACTCTAAACGAACAAATAAAGATCTCTCCACAACGGAAACCATGGATATCCCAAAAGCAAATGTCCTCATTTTCTATCTGGAAGATGGAAGCAAGATCGCCGCCAGACCTAGTGGTACCGAGCCGAAAATCAAATTCTACATGTCAGTCAAGGAAGAACTGGATAGTGTGGATGAATATGAAACGGTACAAAAAAACCTCAATGCAAAACTCGCTGGGATTCTTAAAAGCCTAGACATCAATTAA
- a CDS encoding ABC transporter ATP-binding protein gives MNYFKEILKYARPYKRFGVLNIICNIFYALFGTLSFVALVPVMKVLFQTTEDEYVKPVWQGITNSKEYLESYINWYVTDVMNEDQGQALIMMIALVLILFLLKNLFGYLGMYFITFLRNGVMRDIRNALYHKIVNLPISYFSEKRKGDVIARATGDAQEVQTSFLSILELIIKEPLNIIFALIAMLIFSVKLTIFVLVFIPISGFIISLIGKRLKKRSAKVQREQGFFLSLLEETLGGLKVIKGFNAERRMQDTFQDSTQRYYNFANKLELRKGLASPVSEFLGILVIGTLLWFGGTMVFEGDIDGAIFISFMGLAYGILTPAKAISKASYGVKQGNAAAERVLQILHTENHIKDKDNAVEVSAFAKAVQFNNLTFAYGDEDVLKDFSLEIPKGSTVALVGQSGSGKSTIANLVTRFYDVSNGSISIDGHNIKDVSLKSLRDQMAIVTQDSILFNDTVAVNVALSNKNATDEEVIEALKIANAWEFVSQLPQGIHTNIGDSGNKLSGGQKQRLSIARAVLKNAPILILDEATSALDTESERLVQEALENVMKNRTSIVIAHRLSTIQKADKIVVMSKGKIVEQGTHEELIALQGIYNNLVNMQSLA, from the coding sequence ATGAATTACTTCAAGGAAATTTTAAAGTACGCCAGACCATATAAGCGTTTTGGCGTACTTAATATTATATGTAATATTTTCTATGCACTATTTGGAACGCTGTCATTTGTGGCGCTGGTTCCCGTTATGAAAGTACTATTTCAAACCACAGAAGATGAATACGTAAAACCTGTATGGCAGGGAATCACAAACTCAAAAGAATATCTGGAAAGCTATATTAATTGGTACGTCACAGATGTCATGAACGAGGATCAAGGGCAAGCGTTGATCATGATGATCGCGCTCGTATTGATTCTTTTTTTATTGAAGAATTTGTTCGGGTATTTGGGAATGTATTTTATCACATTTTTACGCAACGGCGTCATGCGCGATATAAGAAATGCCTTATATCATAAGATCGTCAACCTGCCTATCTCCTATTTTTCTGAAAAGCGTAAGGGTGACGTCATTGCTCGCGCCACTGGTGATGCACAAGAAGTGCAAACCAGTTTTTTATCCATTCTTGAATTAATCATTAAGGAACCGCTCAACATCATTTTTGCTTTGATTGCCATGCTTATTTTTAGCGTTAAGCTCACGATTTTTGTTTTGGTATTTATTCCTATTTCCGGTTTCATAATTTCCCTGATAGGAAAACGACTTAAGAAACGATCAGCCAAAGTGCAGCGCGAACAAGGATTTTTCTTATCACTATTGGAAGAAACCCTCGGCGGACTTAAAGTCATCAAAGGTTTCAACGCAGAGCGTCGTATGCAAGACACATTTCAGGACAGTACCCAACGGTATTACAATTTTGCCAACAAGCTGGAACTGCGTAAAGGTCTGGCAAGTCCGGTTAGTGAATTCTTGGGGATTTTGGTGATTGGGACCTTGCTATGGTTTGGTGGGACGATGGTTTTTGAAGGTGATATTGATGGTGCCATCTTCATTTCCTTTATGGGACTTGCGTATGGAATTCTGACTCCTGCAAAAGCTATTTCTAAAGCCAGCTACGGTGTGAAACAAGGAAATGCCGCAGCAGAACGTGTATTGCAAATTTTACATACTGAAAATCACATCAAGGATAAGGATAATGCTGTTGAAGTTTCCGCTTTCGCGAAAGCGGTACAATTCAACAATCTCACCTTTGCCTATGGAGATGAGGACGTTTTGAAAGACTTCTCGCTAGAAATCCCAAAAGGATCCACAGTGGCGCTGGTAGGACAATCTGGTAGCGGTAAAAGTACGATCGCAAACCTCGTCACAAGATTCTACGATGTTTCTAACGGTAGCATATCCATTGACGGTCACAATATCAAAGATGTGAGCTTAAAGAGCTTGCGTGATCAAATGGCGATAGTGACCCAAGACAGTATTTTATTTAATGATACGGTTGCCGTGAATGTGGCTCTAAGCAATAAAAACGCCACCGATGAAGAGGTCATCGAAGCATTGAAAATAGCCAATGCTTGGGAGTTTGTATCTCAGTTGCCGCAAGGCATTCATACCAATATAGGCGACAGCGGTAACAAACTTTCTGGCGGTCAGAAGCAACGCTTGAGTATTGCTCGCGCCGTTCTCAAAAATGCGCCTATCCTAATTCTGGATGAGGCAACTAGTGCACTGGATACAGAAAGTGAACGATTGGTTCAAGAAGCATTAGAGAACGTCATGAAAAACCGTACTTCCATCGTCATCGCACACCGCTTGAGTACGATTCAAAAAGCAGATAAGATTGTCGTGATGAGCAAAGGAAAGATTGTAGAGCAAGGCACGCATGAAGAACTTATCGCGTTGCAAGGCATCTATAACAACCTGGTGAATATGCAAAGTCTGGCTTAA